The Microbacterium sp. SORGH_AS_0862 genome has a segment encoding these proteins:
- a CDS encoding ABC transporter substrate-binding protein, with the protein MTLIRSSGARRVALPLLAGLAVATLAGCAASAPAADSATPAADLPQDIVFALKEDPTCLDPQQSSVTTSLIVGRQLTDSLLDQNPDTGEIVPWLASDWTVADDLMSYSFTLRDGVTFSDGTPLTSEAVAANFDAIKALGASASLANGYLAGYAGTDVKSDTEFTVNFSAPNVQFQQGATTMSLGILSPATVAETAEARCQAVAGTGPFVLDSYVPNDAVKIVKRDGYDWASSLRGHEGEAYLDSVTFPIITEPSVRTGGLESGEYDVIQDVPYVDEARFAGDKYHLYAKANPGVPNSLVVNTSRGVLADEAVRQAVTKGLDREKINALAGSMSGKAPTSVLTSSTPGYTDLGDTLAYDADAAKKLLEDDGWTLGSDGIYAKGGQPLTFTVTAFYAQDVLEAAQIQLKEIGIDMQLKMVSSGDFFGAIASGDYDALGAGLTRTDPDALRTLLSTASASRWGIVDDAELEGLLQKQSQTADVAARQKIVDEIQQIVAERAYVIPTLETVQLHGSRAGVEGITFDSASRLHLYDAAVVSN; encoded by the coding sequence GTGACCCTCATCCGATCCAGCGGCGCCCGACGCGTCGCCCTCCCGCTTCTCGCGGGACTCGCCGTGGCGACCCTCGCCGGCTGTGCCGCCTCGGCGCCCGCCGCCGACTCCGCGACCCCCGCCGCCGATCTGCCGCAGGACATCGTCTTCGCGCTCAAGGAGGACCCGACCTGCCTCGACCCGCAGCAGTCGTCGGTGACCACCTCGCTCATCGTCGGCCGTCAGCTGACCGACTCGCTGCTCGACCAGAACCCCGATACCGGTGAGATCGTGCCGTGGCTCGCGAGCGACTGGACCGTCGCGGACGACCTCATGTCGTACAGCTTCACCCTGCGTGACGGCGTCACCTTCAGCGACGGCACCCCGCTGACCTCCGAAGCGGTCGCCGCGAACTTCGACGCGATCAAGGCGCTCGGCGCATCCGCATCCCTCGCCAACGGCTACCTCGCCGGGTACGCGGGAACCGACGTCAAGAGCGACACCGAGTTCACGGTGAACTTCTCCGCCCCCAACGTGCAGTTCCAGCAGGGCGCCACCACGATGTCGCTCGGTATCCTCTCGCCCGCCACGGTCGCCGAGACCGCCGAGGCGCGCTGCCAGGCCGTCGCCGGCACCGGCCCGTTCGTGCTCGACTCGTACGTGCCCAACGACGCCGTGAAGATCGTCAAGCGTGACGGCTACGACTGGGCGTCGTCGCTGCGCGGTCACGAGGGCGAGGCCTACCTCGACTCGGTCACGTTCCCGATCATCACCGAGCCGTCGGTGCGCACCGGCGGTCTCGAGTCCGGCGAGTACGACGTCATCCAGGACGTGCCCTACGTCGACGAGGCGCGCTTCGCCGGTGACAAGTACCACCTGTACGCCAAGGCCAACCCCGGCGTCCCCAACTCGCTCGTCGTCAACACCTCGCGCGGCGTGCTCGCCGACGAGGCGGTGCGCCAGGCGGTCACCAAGGGCCTCGATCGCGAGAAGATCAACGCGCTCGCCGGCTCCATGAGCGGCAAGGCTCCCACGAGCGTGCTGACCTCCTCGACCCCCGGCTACACCGATCTCGGCGACACCCTCGCCTACGATGCGGATGCTGCGAAGAAGCTTCTCGAGGACGACGGGTGGACGCTCGGCTCCGACGGCATCTACGCGAAGGGCGGCCAGCCGCTCACCTTCACGGTCACGGCCTTCTACGCGCAGGACGTGCTCGAGGCGGCGCAGATCCAGCTCAAGGAGATCGGCATCGACATGCAGCTGAAGATGGTCTCCTCCGGTGACTTCTTCGGCGCCATCGCCTCCGGCGACTACGACGCCCTCGGTGCCGGCCTGACCCGCACGGACCCCGACGCGCTGCGCACCCTGCTGTCGACGGCGTCCGCCTCCCGTTGGGGCATCGTCGACGACGCCGAGCTCGAGGGACTCCTGCAGAAGCAGTCCCAGACGGCCGACGTCGCCGCCCGTCAGAAGATCGTCGACGAGATCCAGCAGATCGTCGCCGAGCGTGCCTACGTGATCCCGACGCTGGAGACCGTGCAGCTGCACGGCTCGCGCGCCGGCGTCGAGGGCATCACCTTCGACTCGGCTTCGCGTCTGCACCTCTACGACGCTGCGGTGGTCTCGAACTGA
- a CDS encoding ABC transporter permease gives MSILRRPGLLLSLLLLLLTLVAVVAPQLLAPYDPYDSVGTARLEPPSAEHLFGTDHLARDVFSRVIYGAQLSLSSAVLAVVAGVLIGSIVGLVCGYVGGPLDFVVMRFVDVLIAIPGILLALIVVASLGFGPLSIALGVGLGTAGSFARVMRSQVLRVRSEEYVEAARTLGARGPAILVRHVMPNAARPIIAMASLELALAILSVSALSFLGFGAQPPAPEWGALVSAGRDFVAIAPWLSLMPGAVILAVVLSVNRVARFIGGDR, from the coding sequence ATGAGCATCCTTCGCAGACCCGGCCTTCTGCTCTCCCTCCTCCTGCTGCTGCTGACCCTCGTCGCGGTCGTCGCCCCGCAGCTGCTCGCCCCCTACGATCCGTACGACTCGGTGGGCACGGCCCGGCTCGAGCCGCCGAGCGCGGAGCACCTGTTCGGCACCGACCACCTCGCGCGCGACGTGTTCTCGCGCGTGATCTACGGCGCCCAGCTCTCCCTGTCCTCGGCCGTGCTCGCCGTCGTCGCCGGTGTGCTCATCGGTTCCATCGTCGGCCTCGTGTGCGGTTACGTCGGCGGGCCGCTCGACTTCGTGGTCATGCGCTTCGTCGATGTGCTCATCGCGATCCCCGGCATCCTGCTCGCGCTCATCGTCGTCGCCTCGCTCGGATTCGGTCCCCTCTCGATCGCCCTCGGTGTCGGACTCGGCACGGCCGGATCGTTCGCCCGCGTCATGCGCTCACAGGTGCTGCGCGTGCGCAGCGAGGAGTATGTCGAAGCGGCCCGGACGCTCGGCGCCCGCGGCCCCGCGATCCTCGTGCGTCACGTCATGCCGAACGCCGCGCGGCCCATCATCGCGATGGCGTCGCTCGAGCTCGCCCTCGCCATCCTGTCGGTGTCGGCGCTGAGCTTCCTCGGCTTCGGCGCCCAGCCGCCGGCTCCCGAGTGGGGAGCGCTCGTATCGGCAGGGCGCGACTTCGTCGCCATCGCGCCCTGGCTGAGCCTGATGCCCGGCGCCGTCATCCTCGCGGTCGTCCTCTCCGTCAACCGCGTCGCCCGCTTCATCGGAGGTGACCGATGA
- a CDS encoding creatininase family protein, with protein MIELARATWTEVADFVAARPRVAVLPFGALEQHGPHLPLSTDTLQADDVARRLAESLDAALLPSVAYGNTWSNDALPGTVSIGADTVTALCTDIAASLDGAGYALLVVVNGDYGNRLPLHRAAERAAASGQRMPVVVLDYPGLTEIGDAVKESPWAAPGLCHADELETSMVLAVAPALVHPDRYEPSYPELPADFGLRQMPLAPLSKSGVFGDPRPATAEKGERILAHVAAESERIVRQVLAGLDAA; from the coding sequence ATGATCGAGCTGGCGCGCGCCACCTGGACCGAGGTCGCGGACTTTGTCGCAGCCCGACCGCGCGTCGCCGTGCTGCCGTTCGGCGCGCTGGAGCAGCACGGCCCGCACCTGCCCCTGTCGACCGACACGCTGCAGGCGGATGATGTCGCCCGCCGTCTCGCCGAGAGCCTGGATGCGGCACTCCTGCCGTCCGTCGCATACGGCAACACGTGGAGCAACGACGCACTGCCGGGCACCGTCTCGATCGGCGCCGACACCGTCACCGCCCTGTGCACCGACATCGCCGCATCCCTCGATGGCGCGGGCTATGCACTGCTCGTGGTCGTCAACGGCGACTACGGCAACCGCCTGCCCCTGCACCGCGCGGCCGAGCGCGCCGCCGCATCCGGTCAGCGGATGCCGGTGGTCGTGCTCGACTACCCCGGGCTGACGGAGATCGGGGATGCGGTGAAGGAGTCGCCGTGGGCGGCTCCGGGCCTCTGCCACGCCGACGAGCTCGAGACGTCGATGGTCCTGGCCGTGGCGCCCGCACTCGTGCACCCGGATCGGTACGAGCCGTCCTACCCCGAGCTGCCCGCGGACTTCGGTCTCCGCCAGATGCCGCTCGCGCCGCTGTCGAAGTCCGGAGTCTTCGGCGACCCACGCCCCGCGACTGCCGAGAAGGGCGAGCGGATCCTCGCGCACGTCGCGGCGGAGAGCGAGCGCATCGTGCGCCAGGTGCTCGCCGGCCTCGACGCCGCCTGA
- a CDS encoding ABC transporter ATP-binding protein produces MTAPLLRVTDLRVDYGTGRRAHRALRGIDLEVNPGEIVAVVGESGSGKSTIAHALVKLLPAEAHVRGGSIVFDGTEITTASASALRRIRGGRIGFVPQDPSHSLNPLMRVGEQIAETLRRHRGLSRADAARRAVEIITEVGVPEAPLRAGQYPHELSGGLRQRILIGIAWACEPALVIADEPTSALDATVQRHVLDRMQALAEAHGTAVLLVTHDLAVAADRADRIVVVEKGEIVETGPAELVLADPTHPYTQRLVAAAPGLNARRLTPSASVVDRVVPENGAPLLEVSGLGKTYGGSRGIRAVEAVDFSVARGTTFSLVGESGSGKSTTARMVARIIPSDEGEIRFDGEDITDLRGSALREMRRRIQVVYQNPFGSLDPRMSVAKLIAEPLQAFGVPRAERTSIVRDLLGQVRLSTDLLTRRPAQLSGGQRQRVAIARAIALRPELIVLDEPVSALDVSVQEQVLQLLVDLQAEHGLTYLFISHDLGVIRQISDRVAVMRGGRILEQATAERIFDAPADPYTRELIGAIPGAAAAD; encoded by the coding sequence ATGACCGCTCCTCTGCTGCGCGTCACGGATCTGCGCGTCGACTACGGCACCGGACGCCGTGCCCACCGCGCACTGCGCGGCATCGACCTCGAGGTGAACCCCGGCGAGATCGTCGCGGTCGTCGGCGAGTCGGGATCCGGCAAGAGCACGATCGCCCACGCGCTCGTGAAGCTCCTGCCCGCCGAGGCGCACGTGCGCGGCGGGTCGATCGTCTTCGACGGCACCGAGATCACCACCGCTTCGGCGTCGGCGCTGCGCCGCATCCGGGGCGGGCGGATCGGCTTCGTGCCGCAGGATCCGTCCCACAGCCTGAACCCCCTGATGCGCGTGGGCGAGCAGATCGCCGAGACGCTGCGTCGTCACCGTGGCCTTTCGCGGGCGGATGCGGCCCGTCGCGCCGTGGAGATCATCACCGAGGTGGGCGTGCCCGAGGCCCCGCTGCGCGCGGGCCAGTATCCGCACGAGCTGTCGGGGGGTCTCCGCCAGCGCATCCTCATCGGCATCGCGTGGGCGTGCGAGCCCGCCCTCGTGATCGCGGACGAGCCGACCAGTGCGCTGGATGCGACCGTGCAGCGCCACGTGCTCGATCGGATGCAGGCCCTCGCCGAGGCGCACGGCACCGCCGTGCTGCTGGTGACGCACGACCTGGCTGTCGCCGCCGACCGTGCCGATCGCATCGTCGTGGTCGAGAAGGGCGAGATCGTCGAGACCGGTCCGGCCGAGCTCGTACTGGCGGATCCGACGCATCCGTACACGCAGCGCCTGGTCGCCGCAGCGCCCGGCCTCAATGCGCGACGGCTCACCCCGTCGGCGAGCGTCGTCGACCGCGTCGTCCCCGAGAACGGCGCGCCGCTGCTCGAGGTCTCGGGTCTCGGCAAGACGTACGGCGGCAGCCGCGGCATCCGCGCCGTCGAGGCCGTGGACTTCTCGGTCGCGCGCGGGACGACCTTCTCGCTCGTCGGCGAGTCCGGCTCGGGCAAGAGCACGACGGCGCGCATGGTCGCCAGGATCATCCCGAGCGACGAGGGGGAGATCCGTTTCGACGGGGAGGACATCACCGACCTGCGGGGCTCGGCGCTGCGCGAGATGCGCCGTCGCATCCAGGTGGTCTACCAGAACCCCTTCGGTTCGCTGGATCCGCGGATGAGTGTGGCGAAGCTGATCGCCGAGCCGTTGCAGGCGTTCGGCGTGCCCCGCGCCGAACGCACCTCGATCGTGCGCGACCTGCTCGGGCAGGTGCGCCTGTCAACCGACCTGCTCACCCGGCGTCCCGCTCAGCTCTCGGGCGGACAGCGTCAGCGCGTCGCGATCGCCCGCGCGATCGCCCTGCGTCCGGAGCTCATCGTGCTCGACGAGCCGGTGTCCGCGCTCGACGTCTCGGTGCAGGAGCAGGTGCTGCAACTGCTGGTCGACCTGCAGGCCGAGCACGGGCTGACGTATCTGTTCATCTCGCACGACCTCGGCGTGATCCGCCAGATCTCCGACCGCGTCGCCGTGATGCGCGGCGGCCGCATCCTGGAGCAGGCGACGGCCGAGCGGATCTTCGACGCCCCGGCGGACCCCTACACGCGGGAGCTGATCGGCGCGATCCCCGGCGCGGCCGCCGCCGACTGA
- a CDS encoding ABC transporter permease — MTIPEQRVASAGGRAQAIARFLIPKIVQCLFVIWATYTVAFLLIHALPGDPVLAALSLRGGDATTTDPAQLAALRERYGLDGPVWQQYIVNFLALFRGDLGISIATGQPVAEMIGRAFPNTAAVAVFALVVGFVAALAFTVWAYVARPAWMRAFVTQIPPLGIAIPAFLSGLVLISVFSFGLGWFPASGTNGFVSVVLPGITLALPTGAIFFQVFSAAVFDAGASPFVFTANAKGLAQRTVVVRHVLRNALLPSITIIGLQIGYLAGGTAVVETVFSRDGIGRLTVDAVLARDVNVVLGVVVVVATVYAIVTLIVDGLYGVIDPRTRTRLVGRKAGAR; from the coding sequence ATGACCATCCCCGAGCAGCGCGTGGCCTCAGCGGGAGGGCGGGCACAGGCGATCGCCCGCTTCCTGATCCCGAAGATCGTGCAGTGCCTCTTCGTGATCTGGGCGACCTACACCGTCGCCTTCCTGCTGATCCACGCGCTGCCCGGGGACCCCGTCCTCGCCGCGCTCTCCCTGCGCGGCGGCGACGCCACCACGACCGACCCCGCCCAGCTCGCAGCGCTCCGTGAACGCTACGGGCTGGACGGGCCGGTCTGGCAGCAGTACATCGTCAACTTCCTCGCCCTCTTCCGCGGCGACCTCGGCATCTCGATCGCCACGGGCCAGCCTGTCGCGGAGATGATCGGCCGGGCCTTCCCGAACACCGCTGCCGTGGCCGTCTTCGCGCTCGTGGTGGGCTTCGTCGCGGCCCTCGCCTTCACCGTCTGGGCGTATGTCGCCAGACCCGCGTGGATGCGGGCGTTCGTCACCCAGATCCCGCCGCTCGGCATCGCCATCCCGGCGTTCCTGTCGGGCCTCGTGCTCATCAGCGTGTTCTCCTTCGGGCTCGGATGGTTCCCGGCATCCGGAACCAACGGCTTCGTGAGTGTCGTGCTGCCGGGCATCACCCTCGCGCTGCCGACCGGGGCCATCTTCTTCCAGGTCTTCTCCGCCGCCGTCTTCGATGCCGGCGCCAGCCCCTTCGTCTTCACCGCCAACGCGAAGGGTCTCGCGCAGCGCACCGTGGTGGTGCGGCACGTGCTGCGCAACGCCCTGCTGCCCTCGATCACGATCATCGGCCTGCAGATCGGCTACCTCGCCGGCGGGACCGCCGTGGTCGAGACCGTGTTCTCCCGGGACGGGATCGGCCGGCTCACCGTGGACGCCGTGCTCGCCCGCGACGTGAACGTGGTCCTGGGCGTGGTGGTCGTCGTCGCGACCGTGTACGCCATCGTGACCCTCATCGTCGACGGACTCTACGGCGTGATCGACCCGCGTACCCGAACGCGACTCGTCGGACGAAAGGCGGGTGCGCGATGA
- a CDS encoding amidohydrolase family protein, producing MSTSVTTPVLHVWDGERDLGAARLSWQDGRITAVESTEGTPEYSLIPGLIDTHVHLDASAAPGADWLTWPLITPAAERSLHVLAHTRRAAAAGVTTLRDLSGSEVQYAVARALEAGLVPGPRLLVNGPVGMTAGHGDLFTPPHYPHRPPVADSPDECRKLVRQWARAGADGIKIYTSGGVLSMGDKVGWRNQTDAEIAATVDEAHALGMLVAAHTHSAEGVDIALRFEVDSLEHGTGIEERHWETLIERNVPIAPTLLINDAIADRRIPVSDEAAEKARAVVIERDANFTGAAAAGVRFVLGTDANGVMVRFGDQLEELRLMKTAFSWSSERALIAGTSDAADAVRLTGTTGRLKAGLGADFLVVRGKPWQDIETLRPENLMAVVARGELVAGALPL from the coding sequence GTGTCCACCTCTGTCACCACCCCCGTCCTGCACGTCTGGGACGGCGAGCGCGATCTCGGTGCGGCCCGCCTGTCCTGGCAGGACGGGCGCATCACGGCCGTCGAGAGCACCGAGGGTACGCCCGAGTACAGCCTCATCCCCGGGTTGATCGACACGCACGTTCACCTCGACGCATCCGCCGCCCCCGGCGCCGACTGGCTCACCTGGCCGCTCATCACTCCGGCGGCCGAGCGGTCCCTGCACGTCCTCGCGCACACGCGACGTGCGGCAGCAGCGGGCGTGACGACCCTGCGCGACCTGTCCGGCAGCGAGGTGCAGTACGCCGTGGCCCGTGCGCTGGAGGCGGGACTCGTCCCCGGCCCCCGCCTGCTCGTGAACGGGCCCGTCGGCATGACCGCCGGTCACGGCGACCTGTTCACGCCGCCCCACTACCCGCACCGTCCGCCGGTCGCCGACTCGCCCGACGAGTGCCGCAAGCTCGTGCGCCAGTGGGCGCGGGCCGGTGCGGACGGCATCAAGATCTACACGAGCGGTGGCGTGCTCTCGATGGGCGACAAGGTCGGCTGGCGCAACCAGACGGATGCGGAGATCGCCGCGACGGTCGACGAGGCGCACGCTCTGGGCATGCTCGTCGCCGCCCACACGCACAGCGCGGAAGGCGTCGACATCGCCCTGCGGTTCGAGGTCGACTCGCTCGAGCACGGAACCGGCATCGAGGAGCGCCACTGGGAGACACTGATCGAGCGCAACGTGCCGATCGCTCCCACGTTGCTCATCAACGACGCGATCGCCGATCGCCGCATCCCGGTCAGCGACGAGGCGGCCGAGAAGGCGCGCGCCGTGGTGATCGAGCGGGACGCGAACTTCACGGGCGCGGCCGCGGCCGGTGTGCGCTTCGTGCTCGGCACCGACGCGAACGGCGTCATGGTGCGCTTCGGCGACCAGCTCGAGGAGCTCCGCCTCATGAAGACCGCCTTCTCGTGGAGCTCCGAGCGCGCGCTCATCGCGGGCACCTCGGATGCCGCGGACGCGGTGCGCCTGACCGGCACCACGGGGCGGCTGAAGGCCGGTCTCGGTGCCGACTTCCTCGTGGTCCGCGGCAAGCCGTGGCAGGACATCGAGACCCTGCGCCCCGAGAACCTCATGGCCGTCGTCGCCCGCGGCGAGCTCGTCGCAGGTGCTCTTCCCCTCTGA